The genomic segment ATCACCAACGCCCCTGAAAAGGACATTCTCGAAATTTGCACCATTTAAGACAAtagcagccaggcggtggtgatgcactcatttaagcccagaacttgggaggcagaggcaggcagatttctgagttcgaggccagcctggtctacagagtgagttccaggacagccagggctatacagagaaaccctgtctcaaaaaacaaaaacaaacaaacaaaaacaaaaacaaacaaacaaacaaaaaacaaacaaacaaaaaaacaaaacaaaaacaaacaaacaaacaaggacaaTAGCAACTCACTTTTACATGGAAAATAATCTCAGACATTCAACAATTAAACTTTCGAGCAGAAATTATTACTCAGCTATCcaattttgtcatattctaatgaaaaaggaaaatttcTCCATGTGGAATAACGTTATACTCATTCATTTTGATAACAGCAGCTACATAAATCAAAATGGAAACACTACAGCAAAGAAGCACATCACATGGCTGAATAATAAGCAGtatcaatatttaaagaaaaaagtttgttCAAGCAGAAAAGAGATCATCACCTGTACTTTGGGAATACTAGTAATGGTCAAGCATTCCGAGTTAATTATGTACATGATGCACATTGTAAGCTACTGCCTATTAGTATAAGTAAGTGGTACGAGAGAAATAGGTATTCTGATGACTATGTTCACCTCTTTATTACCATCTTGTATTCTCTCTTCAACAGCCTTAAGAATGACTGCCCATGTCCCATGTTTGTAATTAATTTAACTTGTTAGCTTGTAATTAATTTAACTTagtgtttacgtgtgtgtgtgtaacataggTACACCTGCTTGCACTTGTGTTATAGATGTGTAGAGATCAGAAAACAAGTTGCAGAATTAGTTCTTTTGTCCACTGTGTCAGTCTTGGAGATCTAGCTCAAGTTGTCAAGGTGGCAGGCAGGCACGTACTCTCCAGCCCACTGCTTTTTTCCTCCCCAgcagtttctctttttcttcctgcagtACTTTATATGTAGGTTTTTTTCTGAAGAGTGCCAGGAATTGACCTtggggtcttgtgcatgctagctAGGCCAATGCTATACTACTGAGATATATCTCAGCCCAAACTTCTCTTTTAGCCTATTAAATtaatgcttctttctttctttctttttttctttttgttttttgagacagggtttctctgtgtagccctggctgtcctggaactcactctgtagaccaggctggccttgaactcagaaatccaactgcctcagctcccaagcgctgggattaaaggtgtgcgccaccactacccagccccTTAGTTCTATTTTAACTTTACTAAAAAGAAATGCTATGCTTCTATTATGTGTAGACTTCCATACATCAGTGAGCTCATCAACCTGGCTTAGTCAGACTTAAGGTATACAGAAGACATCAACAGAATTTCCAAAGGATATTATACCTGCATTAGGATAGAATTAGGATAGCAGCTCCAACCATATGTTGTACAGAGAACATAAGATTGTAAGAAAATGGGCAAATTAAAACGCAACCATAAGACTTTTTGTGAAAGGATACTGAAGAGAAGAACGATGTGGGTTTCAGCTACAAACTGGGCCTGGCTGCTACCATGGATGTAATTCTGTGAGGAGAAGACAAATGCAATCTTTATATTATACACTGAATTGTAGTGTTGTAACCCTAAAATATGAGATGTTAAACCTTAGGACATTATCAATTCACTTTCTCTATGTAAGCATGTAGCTATACTTTGTGAGGTTATTAAAAGCTACTtctgtatttattcacttattctttctttgcatttgtaCTATATACTTCACAAAAAATGTATGAGAAAAACGATATATTTTTTCCTTCCGCTCCTTCTCAGTCGGAAGgcttaagattaatttattttatgtatgtgagtacagtgtagctgtcttcagacacaccagaagagggcatcagatctcacgctagatggttgtgaaccaccatgtggttgctgggatttgaactcaggacctctggaagagcactcattgctcttaactgctgagccatctctccagccccgagacaAACAACATTTAAGTGTATAAAACTACAAGGTAAAACAATGCAGACATGACAGTAGGGAGCATATTTTTCCAATCACCATGTCTGATAGTACCTAGCACAGTGGCTAGAAACAACAGATAATTAGATACGTGGCTAATTCGCATATTTAGTTTGTGACAGCCATCCTAGTCAAAAGAACTcaataaatggaataaagaatGTTCCACTTTGGAACACTGTATGCTTTAATTGTAACTGTAAGCTCATTAACAAATATTAAAGAGCCAAAACTCTATCGAGTTGCTGTATATGCCAGCACTGGCCTCACATGGATATTGTCATTCCGTTAACTTTAGTATCCAATGCAAAGAAATTCCAAACTTTCCTTACCACGTGTCCTGTATGGGGATTCTTATGAGCATATGGTGGTCCTCTTATATGGTTCCACATCTGGCCAGATGTCATAGCAAGTACAAAgcactagaaaacaaaaataatgggaTACTCATGGTTTAGCTAGCTCATACTGGTTAGGTTAGTAGGTACATGAAAACACTTATCCATTCAGAAAGCACATGAcagtttttcaaataaataatttctttattaaaatttgtattttaccaTAAGGATCACACTTCAACATCATTTCTAAAGAAATTtcagcggggcagtggtggcacacgcctttaatctcagcatttgggaggcagaggcagttggacttttcagttcaaggccagtctggtctacagagtgagttccaggacagccagggctacacagagaaaccctgtctcgaaaaacaaaaaacaaacaaacaaacaaaaaaaataatagttcCAAAATTGAGTACTGGAAAtatatctgaaaaatattttcaaaataactgTAACTCGGACCTTGAGTgacagctcagtgcttaagaacacatgctactcttccaggggacctgagtttggttcccaggatccATAATGGGTGCCTTagaattgtctgtaactccagcttgtagGGAATCAAATGCCTgtctggcctctacacataccTGCACCCATATACATAACCCCCCCACACatagactaaaaataaaataaaatatgaaaaacccCTCTACACAGAATCAGTTGCTTGAAACTTTGGAAATGCTAATAATAGGAGGGAGATAAACccattttttttcaaggcagagtttctctgtgtagccctggctcttctggacCTCAATCTGTAGAAcatgctggccttcaactcagaaatccgcctgcctctgcctcccaagtgctaggattaaaggtgtgtaccaccaccgcctggcaagataAACCCAttttaagacagaaaataaaaatatacaaaatacatagttaaatgctttcctttataagagttgccatggtcatgatgtctcttcacagcaataaaacactagaACAGACTCCATAAGCTCTCACGTTTGAATGGTTGGTACACAattagtagaactgtttgggtcAGATTttgaggtgtggccttttggaaggaagtgctttgaggtctcaaaagatTTGTGCCATTCCCAGTGTTCTTACTGCCTCCTGACTGGATTGAGACGTATGCTCTCAGCTATTTCTTCACTCCACCACTGTGAACACTTACTCTCTGAAGCTaagccaaattaaatgctttcgtttataaagttgccttggtcagagtgtattaccacagcaatagaaaagcaatagAGACaatgacctaagttcagttcccagaatccatataaaaaAGCTAAGGGCATGTGGCCGGAGAgaaggctcaacagttaagagtaaaagactgaatttgaggccagcattgtctacaaagtgagttccaggatagccaggaccgctgcacagagaaaccctgtctctgggggAAAAAGGTAGAGAGCAAAAAAGAATGACTCTAAATATTCTCCTCTGGTCTATGCATGTGCAGTTATAAGCATATACTCTCTcgttcacacccacacacaaacacacacaccccacagcaaAAAAGCTAAGGCTACTTTTCACATAGATGAAAGCTTACAGAAGCTAAGAGAATATTCTGGGTGCACTAGTATGACTAGTATGTGCTTATAATCTCAGAAGtaaggaggtagagacaggaggctgTCTGGGGATCACTGTGTAACAGTCAACCCAAATTAGTTAATTCCCCGTTCAGAGGGAGACCCTGAGGAAGATTCCCAATGTCAACTTGTGGcctcacacatgaaataaataaataaacaaacaaacagagagaggggggggagaaagagggagggagagggagagagggagagagagagaaaagagtgaggcagggagggagggaaaagaaaatagatttcaggaaagtacaaatcaaaacaacactgagaccCCACCTTATTATACCTGTCATAATGGccaagaacaaagacaaaagagacaAAACTCATGCTGGAGACGATGGGGAGCACAGggaacacagaaaacacacttccattgctggtgggagtgcaagcttctacaaccactttggaaatcaatacaGTGGTTCCCTAGAAAGCTGGGTCTCAAtctacctcaaaacccagctataccactcctgagcatatacccagaagatgctccaacatgtaataaggacacatgctccactatgttcacagcagccttatttataatagccagaaactggaaacaacccagatgtccctcaacagaagaatggatacagaaattgtggtacatttacacaatggagtactactcagctattaaaaaaatgacttcatgaaattcttagggaaatgaatggatctggagaatatcatcctgagtgaggtaacccaatcacaaaagaacttacatggtatgcactctctgataagtggatattagcccagaagatcgtaatacacaaagtacaaaccacaaaccataagaaactcaagaagaaggaagaccaaagtgtggatacttcagccctacttagaagggggaacaaaatactcacaggaggaaatatagagacaaagtgtagaacagaggctgaaggaaaggccacccagagagtgtcccacctggggattcatcccatatacagtcaccaaacccagacactattgtggatgccactaAGTGCATGCTGAtgggaggctgatatagctgtctcctgagaggctctgacagagcctgacaaatacagaggtggatgctcccagccaaccattggactgagtgggATGTctctaatagaggagttagagaaaggacagaaggagttgAAGcagtttgtaaccccataggaagaacaacaatatcaaccaaccagacccctcagagctcccaggaactaagctatcaacaaaggagtacacatggctccagaggcatatgtagcagaggatggccttgtcatgcaccaatggaaggagaggttcttggtcctatgaagactcaatagatgccccagtgtaggggaatcgaggccAGGGAGGtataagtgggtgggtgggtggaggaacaccctgatagaagcggggtggggggagaggagaggatgggatgggggtttctgggagggggttaaccaggaaaggagataacatttgaaatgtaaataaaaaaaatccaaaaaaaaaaaccccaaaaagaaaacttattagtttcttttttgatcaatttttcttcttcaatttacTTACCAAGGCTGCAAAAGCCCATCCAGTTTTATTAAAGATGAATTCCATATTGCTTCTTCGCAGATACACAAGTCCAGCAATAACAGCCAGAAGCATTCCCAACATTAGGGGTCCAGCATAACTTGGAGGTCTAATTACTCTAATCTAATGGGGAGGATATAGAAAAACATGTtaaagtataaaatgtatttattttgtaattaataatAGTGAAATGAAAGTAGACAAAATGTAATTTCAGGGAAAAATACCTCTTTTCTCTATTTTACTCCAATCAAACAGTCTGAAGTATATCCTAGAAATAACATCTAAGAATTGCCAAATTATTCTATCTCAATGATATGAAGACAAGACTAGCTATGATCCCCAGGTAAGAttcaaagacaatgaaaaaaatcacattctgtAAAGCAGGGAGACTTACGTTGACATCAGTTCTGTCTGCAATCCACCGAGCAATCTGTTCAGCTGAAAACCCTCGCACCTGCAACTCGTATGTATCAGCCCTTTTGGGTTTTCCTTTCGGAGGAAAGTTGATGAAAGTTGGAGCTGAATTCATGTTTAGCTGAATAAAGAGTAGTCCATGGAAACATAAGTtaccaagaaaataatctttttttttgtatcaaaAACAATCTCACAGCATTTACTGTTACCTAATGATAATGTGCCACAAGAATAAGATGCATAAATGTAGCTCCCAGCAGAAGACATCTTTAAAAACCCTGAACTGCCTTCTCAACTTCTCCCATGCTGGACCATTGCTAGGTGGAAACACTTTAGAGCAAAGTAGTATTATCTCCTTTTAGCATGATCTGACCCAGTTGTTTTCTTgactttgttttagaatgaacCTCTTCTGCATCATCTCATCCAAGATTCACATACTCAGAAAAGCCAATGATACAACCTTCTATCCGCACATTCACTTGCTCATACAGGCACACTTGAATTTGTGATCTATTTTGCAAATATCTGAAGATGAGGTTCTGTGCCACAGCAATCAACCCCAAAGCCAGGGCAGGCTACACAAGCAAGCACTAGTGACCACCTGGAGCATGTACTCCAGACGTCCTAGAAACTCTAAAGACACTCCCTTCCTACTGCCCTCCTTTCTTGAAACTCTCCCGATGACCCACATCCTCCTCTATTCTGCTGAGCCTGCTTTCATTCTGTACCGCATGCCCGGCATGTCTGTGCCCGGCCTGTCTCCAAGAAAATAATCTTAGtggcaaaaaataattttaaaatttaggccttttttgagacaggcttttgcTGAGCCatccaggatagccttgaacttgcaataaTCCTCCTGTGTGtgcttcctaaatgctaggattaaaagcatgtaccaccatgcctgatagAAATTTAGGCTTTCACAGACAGGAAGATCATAATTATACAGCTGAAATGATTTGTCTAAGGAGAGTTATGAAGCATGCTTTCAAACACGAGGCTACCTGCAATAATCACACCTTTTCCATACCAGTTATTTTAGATTGTTTATATACtctataaaaatataagcatacaTTCATGACACCTAAAAGTATCTTATATAGCTATAACAAGCTCATGATACTAACATGGGAAGAGTCCAGGTTAAAGGACTATTTGAGCAATACACTGAGTTCACACAAGCTTAGAGAACTTAGAGAGACCCcgtcttaaaacaaagaaaaaacaggcATGGggtcatacacctttaatcccagcactggggaagcagaggcaggcagatctttgtgagttggaagtcatcctggtctacagagtgagttccagcacagccacctcccaaatgctgggagttTACACACAAATTCCTGTGACTGGcctgttctttatatatttacagtATGTATAACTGGGAATTCCTGAAGGACAACAACACTCCCTCCCCTAAATAAGATAATTATACGGAAGATAAGGCTACATTTTGGAGCACAAGTGATCTCGGGGAACCAGATTAACCTTATTAAGCTATGTTGACTTTGGATTGACCATCTTGATGAACCAGAACTGAGACAATGATTAGACAAATAGCCTTAGCTTGGCTGTTTAATTATACATACTTCCTTCTCCTGCCCCACTTCTTCTGGTTAAACTACTACCATGTAAAGGGTGTCACTGATCACATATTTCCCCACAAATATGTGAACAAATTCCTctgtttcacacacatacacacgcgtgcatgcacacacacacacatgaatgtgtgtatgtatatatgtatgtacgtatgtatatatgtataaattattagGTAGGGTGATGaacacctataatctcaacacttaggagaTGGAGGATTAGAAGTTTGTAAGAAGatcggtagtggcacatgcctttaatcccagcacttgggaggcagaggcaggtggatttctgagttcgaggccagcctggtctacaaagtcagttacaggacagccagggctataaagagaaactctgtctcaaaaaaacaacaaaaaaaaggaagtttGTAAGCAGTCTATGCTACACTATAGACTATGTCACACACAACAAACTTAAAACTGTGTGAATATTACTTGTTTACTGCCCAATTTCTGTACTCTAGTTAGGCTCGCATGGGTTATTACTGTTTTAACTTAGGcatattttagggctggagagatggcttagcagttaagagcactgactgctcttacagaggtcctaagctcaattcccagcaactacatggtggctcacaaccatctgtaatgggatccaataccctcttctggtgtgtctgaagacagtgacagtgtgtttatataaataagataaatctttaaaaaaattaggcaTATTTTGCTTTTAGTTCATTATTTAGCTCTTACATTAACATATtcctattttacttctttttttgttttgttttgttttgtttgttttatttttcgagacaggatttctctgtgtagctctggctatcctggaactcactctgtagaccaggctggcctcgaactcagaaatccacctacctctgcctcccaagtgctgggattaaaggcgtgcaccaccaccgcccagatcctattttacttcttaaaaaatatttttagacttattttatatgtatgagtattttgtctgcatgcatgtttcTGCACTATATGTATGCCTAGTGCCCCTGGAAGCTAGAAAAAGGAATCtaaccccctggaactggagttatggatggttagagtcagtgctgggaactaaacttgagtcctctgctaGAGgaacaagagctcttaaccaagtagccatctctctagccctactaGTTAATTTTTtggaatcattaaaaatatattttgctttatcTGTACTTTATTCCTGcataaaagaagaaaccaaacacCTTACCATTTGAAAGACATCAGAGCCTTCATCAAAATCCACCATGGCAAAAAATATTCTGTTGGTAAATGCACTGGAGTATCGCCAAGAATTTGCCAGAATCTGGAATTCTTCATCAGCTTGCCTGAAGTCAATCAGATTGGTGGGGGGAAAcatatgaaacaattttaaaaaccaaccCAGCTTATCAGCAGTAAAACAAAgcctaattttgtttttgttttttgagacagggtttctctgtatagccctggctgtcctggaactcactctgtagaacaggctggcctcaaactcagaaatccacctgcctctgcctcccaagtgctaggattaaaggggtatgccactactgcctggcaaataAAACCTAATTAAGTAACAGcaaattttaatgaaagaaatattaaaaatgattggCAAATAAATCAAGTATAGCTGATAAGTTTAGAATAGACTTTAAGAGAAGCCCCCCCCTATATCTAAGTGTTGGATATCTCACCAGGAATTGGTAATTGCATGATTCTGTTTCAGACTTTACACTTGATTTTGTAATCCCAAAAcctctttaaaaactttttttcccccaagacagggcttctcttcgcagccctggctgtcctggcacaacctctgtagaccaggctggcctctgcctcctgagtgcctggcTCCAAGACATTTTTGGTGGTCACTGAAGAAAATCCAGCTAATAAGTTGTGGGGACTTTCCTATCTTtagtggtttttatttatttatatacgtgtgtctctgtgtgggtatatgcatgtgagtaccaATGACCATTGAGGCCAGCGGCATCAGATCTACCTGGAGCTCGTTACAGATAGGTTATGAACTGTCCAACATGGATTCTTGGAAGTGAACTCAGCAAGAGCAGTAATGGGCTCTTAAATTTCTCTAGCctatgtttttaaaacagaatctgGCTATGGTGCTCAGCCTGGACTCAAAGTACTGGTCTCAAATACTTCTTCGGCCTGTGAGTACTCGGCAGGAAGGATTGTGAGCATACATGACTATACCCAGGGTCTACacattgtttggttttggtcctggggattgaatggAGTCCCACACAGTAAAGGCAAGGACTCTAACACTAATCTATACCCCCCACTCTTAATACTTTTGGGGCCCTAAATTATCAGACAAAGAAGATCTAACAGCCTACCTTAAAAATCTAAtgtagccagagagagagagatactggcGCAGGCCTTAagaccagaactcagaaggcaaagaTGGGAGGACTGCCAAAGGAAAAATCCTGTCTGCTGTTATATAGCAAGACTCAGAACAGCCaagggctatagagtgagactctgtctcaaaaatcttaaaaattaaataaactcagGAGGCTGGAGCGCCGACTCAGTCaggtcagtaaaatgcttgccccGAAAGCATGAAGAACATGAGCTTACTTTCCAGATGCCATATTAAAAGAAGGCAAgggtggtggtgtacacttggaatcgcagcacttgggaggcagagacgagGATCCCCTGGGCTGGGTGGATAGCTACCCTAGCCTAATCAGTGTGCTCCAGTGTCTCAAAGGAGGTAGACAGCATTTCTGAAGATGATACCAAAGACTGTCTTATGgcctctacactgaggcacacacatgtacctgcagaTTTATGAGCACCgcccccagagagagagagagagagagaaagagagagagagagagagagagagagagagagagagagagagagagagaagcacagatgATAGTTGGTAAGTAAAAATACAATCAGATGAATCATTAGAATGAAAGATAAGAAAACTCTAGAGACTTGAGTTAAACCTTGAGCTATcctttagtttttgatttttacTATATGCTTTCATTTTGAAGACTGGCTAATTTATACATTTCCTTATGTATATGtctttatcatattttttaatcctttaaaaGTAACATAAACCATTAACTTATACCAATTTAACAAAGGAGGTTTTGGGGTTCTagtgttgttgttttattttttaatcattattcCGCTAGAAAACCTTTTCTTTATTCATGAAATATGTATTATCCTcttctgtttatgtgtgtattttagtGCTGGTGATTAAATCTTGAGcttatttctctgtttttgtttgtttttttcaagacagggtttctctgtgtagccctggctgtcctggaactcactctgtagaataggctggcttctaactcagaaatccacctgcctctgcctcccaagtgttggaattaaaggtgtgtgccaccactgcctggcatcctaGAGCCTATTTCAATTTGTCATTCACTAATCTATTCCCTatccatattttataaattttgttcaGTATCCcattcttcaaaaatatttttgagcgTCTAAGGAAGAACTGAGTGGTATACACATCAACTAAAGGGCCACAATGAAAAAATTTCCAGCATAAATATTCACACCTGGCATTGTCTACCACAGTCCTGATGAAAAACTATTTGGAGAGAAGGGTGTGGTTGTGCCACGACATGATGGTGGCATGCAGCCAAATAGTCTGCAGTCCAATGGCACTCTAACActtcagcaaatattttttttagcgGACACACATAGTTAAAAGAATCCGCTATGTCTTCTCTCTTACTTCCCTTTATACCTCCTCTTCTAAACATTTCATAAGGGCTGAtgttggagagatgctcagtgattAAGGGTACTGTTTGctgttctagaggatctgggttcaattcctagcattcaCATGGAGGTtcacatctgcctgtaactccagttccaggagacctgataCCCTCTTTGTGGGCCCTTCAttcaagtggtacacagacatacacacaggcaaaacactcatacgcatgcagtgtttttaaaattacatgtaaagggctagagaggtgactcagctcttaagagcatatactgctctggcagaagatctgagtttggttgTAGCACTCCCATCACACAagctcataatcacctgtaatGGATGCATCTGACCTTTGTCGGCACCTATATTCACATGCCAACTCCTCTGAGCAAACTCATTAGCCTTTGAAAAAATGTTTACACTATTTCATTTAAGTCTCTTCTCCTctccacatatacataattaagaTGGGAactaaggggctggaaagatggctcagcaattaagagaatgtactgctcttgcagaggacctaagttcattTCTCATCAGGTAGCTctcaaccacctataactccagctctaggggcaTCAAAtggctctggcctctgagggagcctgcattcatgtgtacatccttccacacagatacacatcatcaaaaaatgtttaaacaataaaaatgaagttgagcatggtggcacacagctttaaccctattgcttgggaggcagaggcaggtggatctctgtgagttcgttGATAGCATGGCCTACATATCAACTTCCAGGACAATCAGAAATAGTACAAAAATCCCCTTTCAAGGGCTGCTGAGTAGGTTCAGGAGGTAAAGGATTTTGCCACTAAGCCtcatgatctgagttcaatccctgggacccatatagTGGAGGGAGCCAACCAACTTCCACAGCTGCCTGTCCTCTATAAACACTCCTGTGCATgccacacacgcacatgcataacgaacacaaaacaaactttaactctgcttcaaaaatatataaaaaaaaaaatcaccataggAAAAAAAGTATGAAACTGCAAAACACTTATAAAACCTTTCTTTTGGAGTACTGGGGGTTAAACCCAGGAGTTTTTCTATTGCTTTACCCTGATATTCCTGAGCTACATTGCCAGCCTGAAAGTACTCCTAACATTGGGCTGGAGAGGCTCAGCGAGCGGGTGAACTTACTTGCTTTGTGTAAGCTTGCTGACCTGTATTCTATCCTTGGAATctatggtggaaggacagaaatGATTCCtgagagttgttctctgacctccacatgtgcataaTAGCACACACGCATCCACTCACGGgtgcctgtacacacatgtagTGATAAAAAATGAGCTCAATGCAACTAGGATAGTGCTATATAAATTGCTTACCAATTCAAATGGtggttgatttttaaataatccaTGAAAGCTACAATGTTGTATACATTCTCTATCAATATGTGCAACCAAGAATGATTATGAAACTGTAGTATTGTTATTATATACCTCCTGAGTAAGGTATATACTTTACTATTAACAAACCTGCTACACAGTTTTGGTTCTTCTGAGATAGAAAAAGAGTTAAAAACCATTTAAGTTATTTCATTTCAAAGTAGAGATGAAAGCTCATACTTGCAAACGACACACTGTCTATGAAGTTGGAGAGCAGTAAACATGACAATGACTGAGTAATTTCTTGGTGGAGCTTTAACAAGGCGACGGAACTTGTCTCCATTCATTCTTATTACAGGTCTTTTATTGGTCCATTCCATCAGCTGACTAACCTTCTCAGATAACACCATCTACAAAAGACAAAATGGGAATTTTGTGAATACATTCAACTTGGCATATAAG from the Mastomys coucha isolate ucsf_1 chromosome X, UCSF_Mcou_1, whole genome shotgun sequence genome contains:
- the Magt1 gene encoding magnesium transporter protein 1, which produces MGSGKRSVRQFSRPALGPCWKKVSPRGQERGANMASPRWLWCVCATAAVALLLVSKVPSASAQRKKEMVLSEKVSQLMEWTNKRPVIRMNGDKFRRLVKAPPRNYSVIVMFTALQLHRQCVVCKQADEEFQILANSWRYSSAFTNRIFFAMVDFDEGSDVFQMLNMNSAPTFINFPPKGKPKRADTYELQVRGFSAEQIARWIADRTDVNIRVIRPPSYAGPLMLGMLLAVIAGLVYLRRSNMEFIFNKTGWAFAALCFVLAMTSGQMWNHIRGPPYAHKNPHTGHVNYIHGSSQAQFVAETHIVLLFNGGVTLGVVLLCEAATSDMDIGKRRMMCIAGIGLVVLFFSWMLSIFRSKYHGYPYSFLMS